One Dietzia sp. JS16-p6b genomic window carries:
- the dapD gene encoding 2,3,4,5-tetrahydropyridine-2,6-dicarboxylate N-succinyltransferase, producing the protein MSAHGAVATGIATLTSDHTVLDVWYPAPELGAASEGGHRILSGDEVPAELAPLTGPDADRGVERVAVRVEIGDLTQAPTDAYDAYLRLHLISHRLIKPHYANMDGLFGTLSNVVWTNFGPCAVPGFELVRAKLRARGPVTVFGIDKFPRMVDYVVPSGVRIADADRVRLGAHLAEGTTVMHEGFVNFNAGTLGPSMVEGRISAGVVVGADSDVGGGASIMGTLSGGGKETISIGERCLLGANSGIGISLGDDCVVEAGLYVTAGTKVDVRAGAWADREPVKAGRLSGMDNLLFRRNSVSGAVEAVPWKKEGVELNDALHAND; encoded by the coding sequence ATGAGTGCACACGGAGCCGTAGCCACCGGAATCGCCACCCTGACGTCCGATCACACCGTTCTCGACGTGTGGTATCCCGCACCGGAGCTCGGTGCGGCCTCCGAGGGGGGCCACCGGATCCTCTCGGGCGACGAGGTCCCCGCCGAGCTCGCCCCCCTGACAGGACCCGATGCCGACCGAGGTGTCGAGCGGGTCGCGGTCCGCGTGGAGATCGGCGACCTCACGCAGGCCCCGACCGACGCGTACGACGCGTACCTCCGGCTCCACCTGATCAGCCATCGCCTCATCAAGCCCCACTACGCGAACATGGACGGCCTCTTCGGGACCCTGAGCAACGTGGTGTGGACCAACTTCGGCCCCTGTGCGGTCCCGGGCTTCGAGCTCGTCCGCGCCAAGCTCCGCGCCCGCGGACCGGTCACGGTGTTCGGCATCGACAAGTTCCCGCGCATGGTGGACTACGTGGTCCCGTCCGGGGTGCGGATCGCCGACGCCGACCGCGTCCGGCTGGGAGCCCACCTGGCGGAGGGGACGACCGTCATGCACGAGGGCTTCGTCAACTTCAACGCCGGCACCCTCGGGCCGTCGATGGTCGAGGGCCGCATCTCGGCCGGGGTCGTGGTCGGCGCCGACTCCGACGTCGGCGGTGGCGCGTCGATCATGGGGACGCTCTCCGGCGGCGGCAAGGAGACCATCTCGATAGGCGAACGGTGCCTGCTGGGAGCCAACTCCGGGATAGGGATCTCCCTCGGTGACGACTGCGTGGTCGAGGCCGGGCTCTACGTCACCGCCGGCACGAAGGTGGACGTCCGGGCGGGCGCCTGGGCCGACCGCGAGCCCGTCAAGGCCGGTCGGCTCTCCGGGATGGACAACCTGCTCTTCCGTCGCAACTCCGTCTCCGGCGCGGTCGAGGCCGTGCCGTGGAAGAAGGAGGGCGTGGAACTCAACGACGCGCTCCACGCCAACGACTGA
- the dapC gene encoding succinyldiaminopimelate transaminase: MSRPERRPPARALPVFPWDTLAEARTLASAHPDGLVDLTVGTPVDPVAPVIREALDAGSDEPGYPATVGTPELQTAAADALARRYGVTGLDAGSVLPAIGTKELIAGLPTQLGLGPGHTVVVPEVAYPTYEVGALLAGAAVVRADSLTQLGPSSPTLLYLNSPANPSGRVLGVDHLRKVVEWARERGVIVASDECYLGLVWEGEAPSILDPRVCDGDHSGLLALHSLSKTSNLASYRAGFVAGDPSLVAELLAVRKHAGLMMPLPVQNAMTAALRDDAHEAEQRERYRARRELLLPAVEAAGFRVDHSQAGLYLWATRDEPCRETVDWFARRGLLVAPGEFYGSAGARHVRIALTATDATVAEAVRRLA; encoded by the coding sequence GTGTCGCGCCCGGAGCGCCGTCCTCCCGCGCGCGCACTCCCCGTGTTCCCGTGGGACACCCTCGCCGAGGCGAGGACCCTCGCCTCGGCGCACCCCGACGGCCTGGTCGACCTCACCGTGGGAACCCCGGTCGATCCGGTCGCCCCGGTGATCCGCGAGGCGCTCGATGCCGGATCCGACGAACCGGGGTACCCGGCCACCGTCGGGACACCGGAGTTGCAGACGGCTGCCGCCGACGCCCTCGCCAGGCGCTACGGTGTCACCGGGCTGGACGCCGGCTCGGTACTGCCCGCCATCGGCACCAAGGAACTCATCGCGGGGCTGCCCACACAACTCGGACTCGGTCCGGGGCACACGGTCGTCGTACCGGAGGTGGCCTATCCGACGTATGAGGTCGGCGCCCTGCTCGCGGGGGCGGCGGTCGTGCGTGCCGACTCGCTGACCCAGCTCGGCCCGTCGTCGCCCACCCTGCTCTACCTCAACTCGCCGGCGAACCCCAGCGGCCGGGTGCTCGGCGTGGACCACCTGCGCAAGGTGGTCGAGTGGGCCCGCGAACGCGGGGTGATCGTGGCCTCGGACGAGTGTTACCTCGGGTTGGTGTGGGAGGGGGAGGCGCCGTCGATCCTGGACCCGCGTGTCTGCGACGGCGATCACTCCGGCCTGCTGGCCCTGCACTCGCTGTCCAAGACCTCGAATCTCGCCTCGTATCGCGCGGGCTTCGTGGCGGGGGATCCGTCGCTCGTGGCGGAGCTGCTGGCGGTCCGCAAACATGCCGGCCTGATGATGCCCCTGCCCGTCCAGAACGCCATGACCGCGGCGCTTCGGGATGACGCGCACGAGGCCGAGCAGCGCGAGCGCTACCGGGCCCGGCGCGAGCTCCTGCTCCCGGCCGTGGAGGCCGCCGGATTCCGGGTGGATCACTCGCAGGCCGGGCTGTACCTCTGGGCGACGCGGGACGAGCCCTGTCGCGAGACGGTGGACTGGTTCGCCCGGCGCGGCCTGCTCGTGGCGCCCGGTGAATTCTACGGCTCCGCGGGTGCCCGGCACGTCCGCATCGCCCTCACGGCCACCGACGCCACGGTGGCCGAGGCGGTACGCCGGCTGGCCTGA
- the fdxA gene encoding ferredoxin, protein MTYTIAEPCVDVMDKSCVEECPVDCIYEGGRMLYIHPDECVDCGACEPVCPVEAIFYEDDTPEEWSEYNTANVDFFVELGSPGGAAKVGKIDYDHPFIKALPPMNQE, encoded by the coding sequence GTGACCTACACGATCGCAGAGCCGTGCGTCGACGTGATGGACAAGTCCTGCGTCGAGGAGTGTCCGGTCGACTGCATCTACGAGGGTGGACGGATGCTGTACATCCATCCCGACGAGTGTGTCGACTGCGGCGCGTGTGAACCCGTGTGCCCGGTGGAGGCCATTTTCTACGAGGACGACACCCCGGAGGAGTGGTCCGAGTACAACACCGCGAACGTCGACTTCTTCGTGGAGCTGGGATCGCCGGGTGGCGCGGCCAAGGTGGGCAAGATCGACTACGACCACCCGTTCATCAAGGCGCTGCCCCCCATGAACCAGGAGTGA
- a CDS encoding bifunctional FO biosynthesis protein CofGH — MDLALTPVDPEPTPSAMRRALRRASDGLTLDVTEAAVLLAARGDDLVRLTGLAAARRDARLVDEGRPGVVTYSRKVFVPLTRLCRDRCHYCTFVTVPGKLRAAGEGLFLDPDEVVDLCRRGAEAGCKEALFTLGDRPEDRWPEAREWLESRGFSSTLDYVRAMAIRVLEETGLLPHLNPGVMSWSEMSMLKPVAPSMGMMLETTATRLFTTPGACHHGSPDKDPAVRLRTLTDAGRLAVPFTSGILVGIGENRTERAESLLALAGLAREFGHLQEVIVQNFRAKPDTAMRDSADADTGEFLAAIAVARLVLDPRVAVQAPPNLVDRGEVLALIGAGVDDLGGISPLTPDHVNPERPWPHLEGLTADLAAAGWALTERLTAHPRYVGAGDAWIDPRVSGHVHALADPGTGLAAVGDGGGGDDEVVRPSGRPWQEPDDDWDSSGRTDLHTAIDTEGRNTDTRSDIGEAFGNWDVIRARAAELGAAALVPERADSEVVAALRAAESDPAGLTDDQYLALATATGDGLAAVAGLADRIRADVVGETVTYVVNRNINFSNICYTGCRFCAFAQRKGDADAFSLSAAEVADRAYEAYVSGASEVCMQGGIDPDLPVTGYADLVRAVKERVPSMHVHAFSPMEISNGAARSGVGVREWLTELRAAGLDTIPGTAAEILDDEVRWVLTKGKLPASEWIDIVTTAHEVGLRSSSTMMYGHVDTPRHWVAHLRTLRGIQDRTGGFTEFVPLPFVHRSAPLYLAGASRPGPTRQENVAVHALARIMLHGAVDNVQTSWVKLGVAGTRTMLRAGANDLGGTLMEETISRMAGAENGSAKTPEEIAEIATGIGRPVRRRDTVYGPAPTQIPVTVVT; from the coding sequence ATGGATCTCGCCCTGACGCCCGTCGATCCCGAGCCCACGCCCTCGGCCATGCGCCGCGCGCTGCGCCGGGCCTCCGACGGGCTCACCCTCGACGTGACCGAGGCGGCGGTGTTGCTGGCCGCGCGTGGTGACGATCTCGTCCGGCTGACCGGGCTGGCGGCCGCGCGCCGCGACGCACGGCTCGTCGACGAGGGACGCCCGGGGGTGGTGACCTACTCCCGCAAGGTGTTCGTCCCGCTCACCCGCCTGTGCCGCGACCGCTGCCACTACTGCACGTTCGTGACCGTTCCGGGCAAGCTCCGGGCCGCTGGCGAGGGGCTGTTCCTCGACCCCGACGAGGTGGTGGACCTGTGCCGACGCGGCGCGGAAGCCGGGTGCAAGGAGGCGCTCTTCACGTTGGGCGACCGACCGGAGGACCGCTGGCCCGAGGCGAGGGAGTGGCTCGAGTCGCGCGGCTTCTCCTCGACCCTGGACTACGTCAGGGCCATGGCCATCCGGGTGTTGGAGGAGACGGGGCTGCTGCCGCATCTCAACCCCGGGGTGATGAGCTGGTCGGAGATGTCCATGCTCAAGCCGGTCGCACCGTCGATGGGGATGATGCTCGAGACCACCGCCACGAGGCTGTTCACCACCCCGGGTGCGTGCCACCACGGCAGCCCGGACAAGGACCCCGCGGTGAGGCTACGGACCCTGACCGACGCCGGGCGTCTCGCGGTGCCGTTCACCTCGGGGATCCTGGTCGGTATCGGGGAGAACCGGACCGAACGGGCCGAGAGTCTGCTCGCGTTGGCCGGACTGGCCAGGGAGTTCGGACACCTCCAGGAGGTGATCGTCCAGAATTTCCGGGCCAAGCCCGACACCGCCATGCGCGACTCGGCCGACGCGGACACCGGCGAGTTCCTCGCCGCGATCGCCGTCGCGCGCCTGGTGCTCGACCCGCGGGTCGCCGTCCAGGCCCCGCCGAATCTGGTGGACCGGGGGGAGGTGCTGGCTCTCATCGGCGCGGGGGTGGACGACCTGGGCGGCATCTCCCCGCTGACACCCGATCACGTCAACCCCGAGCGGCCGTGGCCGCATCTCGAGGGGCTGACCGCCGACCTGGCGGCGGCGGGGTGGGCACTGACCGAGCGTCTCACCGCCCACCCGCGCTACGTCGGTGCGGGCGACGCCTGGATCGACCCCAGGGTGTCGGGGCACGTCCACGCGCTCGCCGACCCGGGCACGGGCCTGGCCGCGGTCGGTGACGGTGGTGGGGGCGACGACGAGGTGGTCCGCCCCTCGGGGCGGCCGTGGCAGGAGCCCGACGACGACTGGGACTCGAGCGGACGGACGGACCTGCACACCGCGATCGACACCGAGGGCCGCAACACCGACACCCGTTCGGACATCGGCGAGGCGTTCGGCAACTGGGACGTCATCCGGGCCCGCGCCGCCGAACTCGGTGCGGCCGCGCTGGTCCCCGAGCGCGCGGACTCCGAGGTCGTCGCGGCGCTGCGGGCCGCGGAATCGGACCCGGCCGGCCTCACCGACGACCAGTACCTCGCCCTGGCCACGGCCACGGGGGACGGGCTGGCCGCCGTGGCCGGACTCGCCGACCGGATCCGCGCGGACGTGGTGGGGGAGACGGTGACCTACGTCGTCAACCGGAACATCAACTTCTCCAACATCTGCTACACGGGGTGCCGGTTCTGTGCGTTCGCCCAGCGCAAGGGGGACGCGGACGCGTTCTCGCTCTCGGCCGCCGAGGTGGCCGACCGCGCGTACGAGGCGTACGTCTCCGGGGCGTCCGAGGTCTGCATGCAGGGCGGGATCGACCCGGACCTGCCGGTCACCGGGTACGCCGACCTCGTCCGCGCGGTCAAGGAGCGGGTGCCGTCCATGCACGTCCACGCGTTCAGCCCGATGGAGATCTCGAACGGGGCGGCCCGGTCCGGGGTGGGGGTCAGGGAGTGGCTCACCGAGTTGCGGGCGGCCGGTCTGGACACCATCCCGGGGACGGCGGCGGAGATCCTCGATGACGAGGTCCGCTGGGTGCTGACGAAGGGCAAACTCCCGGCCTCCGAATGGATCGACATCGTCACCACCGCACACGAGGTGGGACTGCGATCGAGCTCCACCATGATGTACGGCCACGTGGACACGCCGCGGCACTGGGTGGCGCACCTGCGCACGCTGAGGGGGATCCAGGACCGGACCGGCGGGTTCACCGAGTTCGTCCCCCTGCCTTTCGTGCACCGCAGCGCCCCGCTCTACCTGGCGGGCGCGTCCCGGCCGGGTCCGACTCGCCAGGAGAACGTCGCGGTCCACGCGCTGGCCCGGATCATGTTGCACGGTGCCGTCGACAACGTCCAGACCAGCTGGGTCAAGCTCGGGGTCGCGGGCACTCGCACCATGTTGCGCGCGGGCGCCAACGACCTCGGCGGCACCCTCATGGAGGAGACGATCTCCCGGATGGCCGGGGCGGAGAACGGGTCGGCCAAGACCCCGGAGGAGATCGCGGAGATCGCCACCGGTATCGGACGGCCCGTGCGGCGCAGGGACACCGTCTACGGCCCGGCTCCCACCCAGATCCCCGTGACCGTCGTCACATAG
- a CDS encoding PH domain-containing protein: MPDPARPLRSNGDPLVSAPPRGAGGAHALREPAPATATEDVPDSGEGLLTSNRVLVTAPRHRISPRTPVLWVIEGIWSWAILAALQVGWYFWGDNVMGFWNWVALAATVPFAFMSIVVAPWWRYVVARWDVSDTAVCSRKGWWTTQFRIAPLARLQTVYTTRNLFERWFGLATVHASTASAQGTVEIRGLVLADAEALAQHLIAIANLDSEDGT; this comes from the coding sequence ATGCCCGATCCCGCCCGTCCCCTGCGCAGCAACGGTGATCCCCTGGTGTCCGCACCTCCCCGTGGCGCCGGTGGCGCCCACGCCCTGCGCGAGCCGGCTCCGGCGACCGCTACCGAGGACGTCCCCGACTCCGGCGAGGGTCTGCTGACGTCCAACCGGGTGCTGGTCACGGCTCCGCGTCACCGGATCTCCCCCCGCACGCCGGTGCTGTGGGTGATCGAGGGGATCTGGTCGTGGGCGATCCTCGCCGCCCTGCAGGTCGGGTGGTACTTCTGGGGCGACAACGTGATGGGGTTCTGGAACTGGGTCGCGCTGGCAGCGACCGTCCCGTTCGCGTTCATGTCCATCGTGGTGGCGCCGTGGTGGCGCTACGTCGTGGCCCGGTGGGACGTCTCGGACACCGCCGTGTGCTCGCGCAAGGGCTGGTGGACCACCCAGTTCCGCATCGCCCCGCTGGCGCGCCTGCAGACCGTCTACACCACCCGCAACCTGTTCGAACGGTGGTTCGGTCTGGCCACCGTCCACGCCTCCACCGCGTCGGCGCAGGGCACGGTGGAGATCAGGGGCCTGGTGCTCGCCGACGCGGAGGCGTTGGCGCAGCACCTCATCGCCATCGCCAACCTCGACTCGGAGGACGGGACGTGA
- a CDS encoding PH domain-containing protein, giving the protein MSGPGTVSGVTAGPDDDEAGSSVDTARAPGTESAPDQEAAEETAPTDRTDDAGAVDPEAPWHRLSWRMLLVDPLGMLTRLLPLFLISLWLGSNRNNYWFEIGVISLIVLGSLLRWLSTSYQVGRTHIVLKKGFFSRNVVTVSRQRIRSVDTESDLFHRVMRVSIVEVGTGRADSGKSDAERFRLNAIDTAQVEPLRDELLKHRRALDPTLSEEDEEQWGSKYGEDISRWRVTWARFAPFSFLGFGVLLSLWLLTWQMGDMHDRVMDLAVVEATVSWLDSLGQPWTLVGEVIAVWMVAGVLAIITYAIRYGKYALTDRGQLLYVQNGILRRKHQALDKARLRGVEIRLPVYLRLLGGGRLEPIMTGTKKGAAASTLLPQAPIKDVRRVAARILGDPTPVTVRLRRHPWKAARRRITRGLLPFWVVAGLIVLVRIDSGPSADIWVQWGIPAALVFFLALSVDRIRMLGHALLPDVLVSSSGSWTAKRTVLEAEGIIGWTVTQSVFQRSAGVATVSAATPAGNGVYSVVDMDADEAWALAEALTPGITDVWHHDGDPDVRSSPSMGLRPR; this is encoded by the coding sequence GTGAGCGGACCGGGGACCGTGTCCGGGGTGACGGCCGGTCCGGACGACGACGAGGCCGGCTCCTCCGTCGACACCGCGCGGGCCCCTGGGACCGAATCGGCACCGGACCAGGAGGCGGCCGAGGAGACGGCGCCGACCGATCGGACTGACGACGCCGGCGCGGTCGACCCGGAGGCCCCGTGGCACCGGTTGTCCTGGCGGATGCTGCTGGTGGACCCGCTGGGGATGCTGACCCGGTTGCTCCCGCTGTTCCTCATCTCCCTGTGGTTGGGGTCGAATCGCAACAACTACTGGTTCGAGATCGGCGTCATCTCGTTGATCGTCCTGGGCAGTCTACTGAGGTGGCTGTCCACGAGCTACCAGGTCGGCCGGACCCACATCGTCCTGAAGAAGGGCTTCTTCAGCCGCAACGTGGTCACGGTGTCGCGCCAGCGGATCCGCAGCGTGGACACCGAGTCGGACCTGTTCCACCGGGTGATGCGCGTATCGATCGTCGAGGTCGGCACCGGCCGCGCGGACTCCGGGAAGTCGGACGCCGAGCGGTTCCGGCTCAACGCCATCGACACTGCCCAGGTCGAGCCGCTGCGCGACGAACTGCTCAAACATCGGCGCGCCCTGGACCCGACGCTGAGCGAGGAGGACGAGGAGCAGTGGGGGTCGAAGTACGGCGAGGACATCTCCCGGTGGCGCGTCACGTGGGCGCGGTTCGCGCCGTTCTCCTTCCTCGGGTTCGGCGTTCTCCTGTCCCTGTGGCTCCTCACCTGGCAGATGGGGGACATGCACGACCGGGTCATGGACCTCGCGGTGGTCGAGGCGACCGTCTCGTGGCTCGACTCCCTGGGACAGCCGTGGACTCTGGTCGGCGAGGTGATCGCGGTCTGGATGGTGGCCGGGGTCCTGGCGATCATCACGTACGCGATCCGTTACGGGAAGTACGCGCTCACCGACCGTGGACAGTTGCTCTACGTCCAGAACGGCATCCTCCGACGGAAGCATCAGGCGCTGGACAAGGCCAGGCTCCGAGGGGTCGAGATCCGTCTGCCGGTCTATCTCCGGCTCCTGGGCGGTGGCCGGCTCGAGCCCATCATGACGGGGACCAAGAAGGGTGCCGCCGCGTCGACGCTGCTGCCGCAGGCCCCCATCAAGGACGTCCGGCGGGTGGCCGCGCGCATCCTCGGCGACCCGACACCGGTCACCGTGAGGCTCCGGCGCCACCCGTGGAAGGCCGCGCGCCGGCGGATCACCCGTGGACTCCTCCCGTTCTGGGTGGTGGCCGGCCTGATCGTCCTGGTGCGGATCGACTCCGGCCCATCGGCCGACATCTGGGTGCAGTGGGGGATCCCGGCGGCCCTGGTGTTCTTCCTCGCGTTGTCCGTCGACCGGATCAGGATGCTCGGCCACGCTCTGCTGCCCGACGTCCTGGTGAGCTCGAGTGGGTCGTGGACCGCCAAGCGGACCGTGCTCGAGGCGGAGGGCATCATCGGGTGGACGGTCACCCAGTCGGTGTTCCAGCGTTCCGCGGGGGTCGCGACCGTCTCGGCGGCCACCCCCGCGGGCAACGGTGTCTACTCCGTCGTCGACATGGACGCCGACGAGGCCTGGGCTCTGGCCGAGGCGCTGACCCCCGGCATCACGGACGTGTGGCACCACGACGGGGACCCCGACGTGCGCTCCTCACCGTCGATGGGTCTCCGCCCGCGGTGA
- the mshB gene encoding N-acetyl-1-D-myo-inositol-2-amino-2-deoxy-alpha-D-glucopyranoside deacetylase, whose amino-acid sequence MTPLAVPQPGTAPRALFVHAHPDDEAITTGGSIAALVAAGVEVRVVTCTLGEEGEVLGEDLSGLLADRADQLGGFRIGELGVSLRALGVDRPRFLGGAGRWRDSGMAGTPSARHPRAFVGSGREAVDEMVALVDDWRPDLVVTYDPRGGYGHPDHIRAHEVVHSAIDQAAHRPWRVAWTVTARSYVSRRHPAPPAHLRHADEAELPSVPDSRLTHRVPLDDATYAAKLEALTGHATQLELVPGPDSEPWFFALTNGILQPVSDVEWYIAHDLADPGGPYVKCPPGTAHLLDGLVGETR is encoded by the coding sequence ATGACACCTCTCGCCGTGCCGCAGCCGGGCACCGCACCCCGGGCCCTGTTCGTCCACGCCCACCCGGACGATGAAGCCATCACCACCGGAGGCTCGATCGCCGCCCTCGTCGCGGCCGGTGTGGAGGTGCGGGTGGTGACGTGCACCCTCGGGGAGGAGGGTGAGGTCCTCGGTGAGGACCTCTCCGGGCTGCTGGCCGACCGCGCCGATCAACTCGGCGGGTTCCGGATCGGGGAGCTGGGGGTCTCGCTCCGCGCGCTCGGTGTCGACCGGCCCCGTTTTCTCGGGGGCGCCGGCCGGTGGCGGGATTCCGGGATGGCCGGGACGCCGTCCGCGCGGCATCCGCGCGCCTTCGTGGGCTCTGGGCGCGAGGCGGTCGACGAGATGGTGGCACTCGTCGACGACTGGCGTCCCGACCTGGTGGTGACCTATGACCCGCGCGGAGGTTACGGCCACCCCGACCACATCCGCGCCCACGAGGTCGTCCACAGTGCGATCGACCAGGCGGCCCACCGGCCCTGGCGGGTGGCGTGGACCGTCACCGCCAGGTCCTACGTCTCGCGACGACACCCGGCGCCGCCGGCCCACCTGCGTCACGCGGACGAAGCCGAGCTGCCATCCGTACCGGACTCACGGCTGACCCACCGTGTGCCGCTCGACGACGCCACCTATGCGGCCAAGCTGGAGGCCCTGACCGGACACGCGACCCAACTCGAACTGGTCCCGGGGCCGGATTCAGAACCGTGGTTCTTCGCCCTGACCAACGGGATCCTCCAGCCCGTCTCGGATGTCGAGTGGTATATCGCCCACGACCTCGCCGACCCCGGGGGCCCCTACGTCAAGTGCCCGCCCGGTACCGCTCACCTGCTGGACGGACTCGTGGGGGAGACCCGGTGA
- a CDS encoding ABC transporter family substrate-binding protein, whose translation MKGASGRRRGTAVLASVLSIVVLAGCVADPPPPTVVGEDGVDGETVSLSSGGVLLALDRVDPGFNPHLLADQGVDTDLVASLLLPSAFVPGPDGHPVLNRDLLVSAEPRPADPRTIRYTIDPQAQWTDGVPVAAEDFEYLWRQMTTQPGVVDPAGYEQIVEVRSGAGGKVVDVVFDSPPEDWQTLFADLLPGHILKDAPDGFQGAMARLPAMSAGPYMIRVADIGRGEIEFVRNDRYWARAPELDQILVRRATGAGQLGAALRGGPGSLAMVAATPLASDVSATVPGIRSVTVDASAQLELGFNTVAPAVRDPAVRRGLAAAVDPEVVGRVVTGQSDPGVTSYPFPPGAAATATADTGGVERALGDAGFTRTGPRWERDGEPLSVTLGVEAEDDRALTAAFTLADQLRGAGIGARVWELDAVALYGDALPHGLVDAVVGWQRVDGRPEVAALSRFACAPTAPANPATTGRTAPSRSLTTVTSLVPPEPDTGTTATSRLDPTATTGAPAPTTTSAPSRTIGTSAPARASGVSGVCVPELDRALGLGDAPGGPDLETAGDLVAEQALRIPLVRPVLLLSDDGVEVTGVGPAGADAAPPMVSDVFDSAPTWRRTG comes from the coding sequence ATGAAGGGGGCGTCGGGCCGTCGGCGCGGTACCGCCGTGCTGGCCAGCGTGCTCTCCATCGTCGTCCTCGCGGGGTGCGTGGCGGACCCGCCCCCTCCCACCGTGGTGGGGGAGGACGGTGTCGACGGGGAGACCGTCAGCCTGTCGAGTGGCGGAGTCCTGCTGGCTCTCGACCGCGTCGACCCGGGATTCAACCCACATCTGCTGGCCGACCAGGGGGTCGACACGGATCTGGTGGCCTCCTTACTGCTGCCCAGCGCCTTCGTCCCCGGTCCGGATGGGCACCCGGTGCTCAACCGCGACCTCCTGGTGTCCGCGGAGCCCCGGCCGGCAGATCCGCGGACCATCCGGTACACCATCGATCCCCAGGCCCAGTGGACCGATGGTGTGCCGGTCGCGGCGGAGGACTTCGAATACCTCTGGCGACAGATGACCACCCAGCCCGGGGTCGTCGATCCCGCCGGCTATGAGCAGATCGTGGAGGTCCGGTCGGGTGCCGGAGGCAAGGTCGTGGACGTGGTCTTCGACTCCCCGCCGGAGGACTGGCAGACCCTGTTCGCCGACCTGTTGCCCGGGCACATCCTCAAGGACGCCCCGGACGGATTCCAGGGCGCGATGGCCCGACTTCCCGCGATGAGCGCGGGGCCGTACATGATCCGTGTCGCCGACATCGGCCGCGGCGAGATCGAGTTCGTCCGCAACGACCGGTACTGGGCTCGGGCACCGGAGCTCGATCAGATCCTCGTCCGGCGGGCGACCGGGGCCGGCCAACTCGGTGCGGCGTTGCGCGGTGGGCCGGGATCGCTCGCGATGGTCGCGGCCACCCCGTTGGCCTCAGACGTCTCGGCCACCGTCCCCGGGATCCGCTCTGTGACCGTGGACGCCTCGGCCCAGCTCGAGTTGGGCTTCAACACCGTCGCCCCGGCGGTACGCGACCCGGCGGTCCGGCGCGGCCTCGCGGCGGCGGTCGACCCCGAAGTGGTCGGTCGGGTCGTCACCGGGCAGTCCGACCCGGGCGTCACGTCGTACCCGTTCCCGCCGGGGGCCGCCGCCACCGCGACCGCCGACACCGGTGGCGTGGAGCGTGCGCTCGGTGACGCCGGGTTCACCCGTACGGGACCCCGATGGGAGCGTGACGGGGAACCGCTGAGCGTGACGCTCGGGGTCGAGGCGGAGGACGACAGGGCGCTCACCGCCGCGTTCACGCTCGCGGATCAGCTCCGCGGGGCAGGTATCGGGGCCCGCGTCTGGGAGCTCGACGCGGTCGCACTGTACGGGGACGCGCTCCCGCACGGTCTGGTGGACGCCGTCGTCGGGTGGCAACGGGTCGACGGACGTCCCGAGGTCGCGGCGCTGTCCCGGTTCGCCTGCGCTCCCACCGCGCCCGCGAACCCCGCCACCACCGGCCGCACCGCCCCGAGCAGATCACTCACCACGGTCACCAGCCTCGTCCCGCCGGAACCCGACACCGGCACCACCGCGACATCCCGTCTCGACCCGACCGCGACCACCGGGGCGCCCGCCCCCACCACCACCAGTGCCCCGTCACGCACCATCGGCACCTCCGCCCCGGCGAGGGCGAGCGGGGTCTCCGGGGTGTGCGTCCCCGAGCTCGACCGAGCTCTCGGGCTCGGGGACGCGCCGGGCGGCCCCGACCTGGAGACGGCGGGCGACCTGGTCGCCGAGCAGGCCCTCCGGATCCCGTTGGTCAGACCGGTTCTGCTGCTCTCCGACGACGGCGTCGAGGTGACCGGCGTGGGTCCAGCCGGTGCCGACGCCGCGCCACCGATGGTCTCCGACGTCTTCGACTCAGCACCCACCTGGAGGAGGACCGGATGA